Proteins from a single region of Butyrivibrio fibrisolvens:
- a CDS encoding CpsD/CapB family tyrosine-protein kinase yields MQRVMIRDNELEFRTREAYKTLRSNIEFSGRDIRTIAITSSTPNEGKSEVAFELARTFAQADKKVLLIDADLRKSVMREHFKNGKIRYGLTNFLVGHCKIDDCLCQTDEPGFYMIFSGPNTPMPSELLGGEVFGQLLKEAHDVFDIIIIDTPPLGSVIDAAIVGKQCDGTVLVIASGRISYRFVQNVQNQLRKAGCHVLGAVMNMVSMDGNKYYGKYYGKYYGKYYGKYYGNYGDYQ; encoded by the coding sequence ATGCAGAGAGTAATGATAAGGGATAATGAACTTGAGTTTAGGACCAGGGAAGCTTACAAGACCCTTAGAAGTAACATCGAGTTCAGCGGCAGGGACATACGTACAATTGCAATTACGTCAAGTACACCTAATGAGGGTAAATCAGAAGTTGCCTTTGAGCTTGCAAGAACCTTTGCACAGGCTGACAAGAAAGTACTTCTGATAGATGCAGATCTCAGAAAATCTGTTATGAGAGAGCATTTCAAGAATGGAAAGATCAGATATGGTCTTACCAACTTCCTCGTAGGTCACTGCAAGATAGATGATTGTCTGTGCCAAACCGATGAACCCGGATTCTACATGATATTCTCCGGACCGAACACACCGATGCCATCAGAGCTATTAGGGGGTGAAGTGTTCGGACAGCTCCTTAAAGAGGCCCATGACGTATTCGATATCATCATTATCGATACACCGCCTCTTGGATCAGTAATTGATGCCGCTATCGTCGGCAAACAGTGCGACGGTACAGTTCTCGTTATAGCTAGCGGCAGGATAAGCTATAGATTCGTTCAAAATGTTCAAAACCAGTTACGTAAGGCAGGATGCCACGTACTGGGTGCAGTCATGAACATGGTTTCCATGGATGGAAATAAATATTACGGCAAGTATTATGGCAAATACTATGGCAAGTATTATGGCAAATACTATGGTAATTATGGCGATTATCAGTAA
- a CDS encoding class B sortase — MRRFKFYGMHRKALICTVCSAITISTLSGCSFTKTISDENTPLSDNATYESTVAVLEQGYAESFITDLEEGEVLVGSTSDAFECQGKIPDLRPDWDSILAQNSETVAYLVIPEAGITVPVMQKEGDQDYYDTHNAKGNIQEGGALHLDIGNTTDYTDPNTIIYGSNEEGGPLEYLGIYANPEYFEANPFIYLYVPGYVHEFRVFAAMSGYDTDILTNTNCYDFDIFSSYVNNIYSSRSMDAQKTEYLREAVVNGWRMLTISAGSTTDSTNRYFVYSTYSGSQIQ; from the coding sequence ATGCGTAGATTCAAATTTTATGGGATGCACAGAAAAGCACTGATATGTACTGTTTGCAGCGCAATAACAATTAGCACATTAAGTGGATGCTCCTTTACGAAGACGATAAGTGATGAGAATACTCCGCTTTCTGATAATGCAACATATGAATCAACCGTAGCAGTACTGGAACAAGGCTACGCAGAAAGCTTTATTACAGATCTTGAAGAAGGAGAAGTGCTTGTAGGAAGTACAAGCGACGCCTTTGAATGTCAGGGAAAGATCCCGGACTTGCGTCCGGACTGGGATAGTATACTAGCTCAGAACTCTGAAACGGTTGCTTATCTGGTAATACCTGAAGCTGGAATAACAGTTCCTGTTATGCAAAAAGAAGGTGATCAGGACTACTATGATACGCATAATGCGAAAGGTAATATTCAGGAAGGCGGCGCGCTTCACCTTGATATAGGTAATACAACAGATTATACCGATCCTAATACTATTATATATGGATCAAACGAAGAAGGAGGTCCGCTGGAATATCTCGGAATATATGCTAATCCTGAATATTTTGAAGCTAACCCTTTCATATACCTGTATGTTCCGGGATATGTACATGAATTCAGGGTATTTGCCGCAATGAGCGGCTATGATACAGATATACTAACGAATACTAATTGTTATGATTTTGATATTTTTAGTAGCTATGTAAATAATATATATTCATCCAGAAGCATGGATGCTCAAAAGACAGAGTATCTAAGAGAAGCAGTAGTTAACGGCTGGAGAATGCTTACAATATCAGCAGGATCCACTACAGATTCAACCAATAGATATTTCGTTTACAGTACGTATTCAGGTTCACAGATCCAGTGA
- the gmd gene encoding GDP-mannose 4,6-dehydratase: MAKKALITGITGQDGSYLAELLLSKGYEVHGMIRRSSVDYRERISHLEGERNFHLHYGDLGDSMSLIKIIGSVRPDEIYNLAAQSHVQVSFDVPEYTADVVATGVLRVLEAVRICGLAETCRIYQASTSELYGKVEEVPQNEKTPFHPYSPYAVAKQYGFWIVKEYRDAYNMFACNGILFNHESERRGETFVTRKITLAAARIAQGKQDKLLLGNLSSLRDWGYARDYVECMWLILQNEKPDDFVIATGVQHSVREFCQLAFHYAGIELEFKGEGMDEKGIDKATGKVLVEVSPDFYRPTDVVNLWGDPTKAKTELNWNPTKTSFEELVHIMVESDMRKVAVERSEENIKFNLEEYLEKGLVK; this comes from the coding sequence ATGGCAAAGAAAGCACTTATAACCGGAATTACAGGTCAGGATGGTTCATATCTTGCAGAGCTTCTTCTCTCAAAAGGATATGAAGTACACGGAATGATCCGTCGTTCATCAGTTGATTACAGAGAACGTATCTCACATCTTGAAGGCGAGAGAAACTTCCACCTTCACTATGGCGATCTCGGAGATTCAATGAGTCTTATCAAGATCATCGGATCTGTTCGTCCTGATGAAATATATAACCTTGCTGCACAGTCACACGTTCAGGTCAGCTTCGATGTTCCTGAATATACAGCAGACGTTGTAGCTACAGGCGTACTCCGCGTACTTGAAGCAGTAAGAATCTGCGGTCTTGCTGAGACTTGCCGTATCTATCAGGCATCTACATCAGAACTTTATGGTAAGGTTGAAGAAGTTCCTCAGAACGAGAAGACTCCTTTCCATCCTTACAGCCCATATGCTGTTGCTAAGCAGTATGGTTTCTGGATCGTAAAAGAGTATCGTGATGCCTACAACATGTTCGCATGTAACGGTATTCTCTTTAACCACGAGTCAGAGAGAAGAGGAGAGACATTCGTTACACGTAAGATCACTCTTGCAGCTGCAAGAATCGCTCAGGGCAAGCAGGACAAGCTCCTTCTTGGTAACCTTTCTTCACTTCGTGACTGGGGTTATGCAAGAGATTATGTTGAGTGTATGTGGCTCATCCTTCAGAACGAGAAGCCGGACGATTTCGTAATCGCTACAGGCGTTCAGCACAGCGTTCGTGAGTTCTGCCAGCTTGCATTCCACTATGCAGGAATCGAACTCGAGTTCAAGGGCGAAGGAATGGATGAAAAGGGTATCGATAAGGCTACAGGCAAGGTGCTTGTAGAAGTAAGCCCTGATTTCTACAGACCTACAGACGTTGTTAACCTTTGGGGTGATCCTACAAAGGCTAAGACAGAGCTTAACTGGAATCCTACAAAGACATCTTTCGAAGAACTTGTACACATCATGGTTGAGTCTGATATGAGAAAAGTTGCAGTAGAAAGATCTGAAGAGAACATCAAGTTCAACCTTGAAGAGTATCTTGAAAAGGGTCTTGTAAAATAA
- a CDS encoding CpsB/CapC family capsule biosynthesis tyrosine phosphatase: MSKNFKYGFVDMHCHVIPAVDDGSKSMEMSLNMLRIAYENNIRTIIATPHNKIYVKSVSPKGIHKRVMQLQEEADKAGIDIKIYPGNELYYDETLPQRLEEGNALPMGESSDILVEFNPSDEYSYISEGLRRLAYEGWDPILAHCERYECFYKDKSRIDEIIDGGVRLQINSDSVMMGMFNPVGRFVRKLLSQEKISFVGTDAHRDTGSRIPDMLDCANYIRKKYGEDYAREILYANAMDLIK; this comes from the coding sequence ATGAGTAAAAATTTCAAGTATGGTTTTGTGGATATGCATTGTCATGTGATCCCTGCTGTTGATGACGGCTCCAAAAGTATGGAGATGTCACTTAACATGCTTAGGATTGCCTATGAAAATAATATACGGACAATTATCGCTACGCCTCATAACAAGATCTACGTTAAGTCCGTATCTCCCAAAGGCATCCATAAAAGGGTCATGCAGCTTCAGGAAGAAGCTGATAAAGCAGGAATCGACATAAAGATATATCCTGGCAATGAACTATACTATGACGAAACACTTCCCCAAAGGCTTGAAGAAGGAAATGCTCTTCCAATGGGAGAATCGTCAGATATACTTGTTGAATTTAATCCTTCGGATGAGTACAGCTATATTTCTGAGGGATTAAGGCGCCTGGCCTATGAGGGATGGGATCCTATACTGGCCCATTGCGAAAGATATGAATGTTTCTATAAAGATAAATCAAGAATTGACGAAATAATAGATGGAGGAGTGCGACTTCAGATCAATTCCGACAGCGTTATGATGGGAATGTTTAACCCCGTGGGCCGATTTGTAAGAAAGCTTCTATCCCAGGAAAAAATCAGTTTTGTAGGTACGGATGCACACAGAGATACGGGCAGTCGTATTCCTGATATGCTTGATTGTGCTAACTATATAAGAAAAAAATACGGAGAAGATTACGCCAGAGAAATTCTATATGCAAATGCCATGGATCTGATAAAGTGA
- a CDS encoding Wzz/FepE/Etk N-terminal domain-containing protein translates to MEQTDVNVSQNTRTNSGVIEIDLSEIVGILIHRLWLIAIVAIGCAVAGFAFSKFVLPEEFRSTTKIYVLDKDNADSSSIYTDLQVGSQLTKDYAELIKSRYVLESVIDTLGIGDRYDYDDFLEKVSVNTPADTRIVAITVTDTDPYTAQTMANYIREVSAEHIENVMDIDAVNVVEVANLPTEKSAPSCILWTLGGFALGAVLVSALLIIHFLVDDTVKTSEDVERYLGISALGIIPFDENVTQDIGSQNGKSNKKSRKHGRSGEISHIGADDMDDSQTNTGS, encoded by the coding sequence ATGGAACAGACTGATGTAAATGTAAGCCAGAATACTAGGACCAATAGTGGAGTGATAGAGATTGATCTTAGCGAGATTGTAGGTATATTAATTCATCGGTTGTGGCTTATTGCAATTGTTGCGATAGGTTGTGCTGTTGCAGGATTTGCTTTTAGTAAATTCGTGCTTCCTGAAGAATTTCGTTCGACTACTAAAATATATGTTCTTGATAAGGACAATGCTGATTCCAGCAGTATCTATACAGATCTTCAGGTTGGTTCTCAGCTGACCAAGGACTATGCTGAACTTATCAAGAGCCGCTACGTTCTTGAATCTGTTATTGATACATTAGGTATAGGTGACAGATATGATTATGATGATTTTTTGGAAAAAGTATCTGTGAATACTCCTGCAGATACTCGTATTGTGGCTATTACAGTTACAGATACAGATCCATACACGGCTCAGACAATGGCTAACTATATAAGGGAAGTCAGTGCTGAGCATATTGAAAATGTTATGGATATAGATGCTGTTAACGTTGTTGAGGTAGCTAATCTTCCAACTGAAAAGTCAGCCCCCAGCTGCATCTTGTGGACACTGGGAGGCTTTGCGCTCGGAGCAGTTCTAGTTTCAGCGCTTCTTATCATACATTTTCTTGTGGATGATACAGTCAAGACTTCTGAAGATGTTGAGAGATATCTTGGCATCAGTGCTCTTGGTATCATTCCATTTGATGAAAATGTTACTCAGGATATAGGTTCCCAAAACGGTAAAAGTAATAAGAAATCCAGAAAACATGGCAGGTCCGGTGAGATAAGCCATATTGGAGCTGACGATATGGATGATTCTCAAACAAATACTGGTTCATAA
- a CDS encoding glycosyltransferase produces the protein MSFFETIESASDVRKREREKNNPQVAPVKKRIPSTIRVSENVPKAKIRILHVLNSIDLSGMQAHIMNLYRNFDRSQIQFDFLIPRDPTPTGKEFPSSDELLRHRRAGFFDAEITRLGGHVYAIPTYNSNNLFGYTELVNSFFAQHEGEWKIVEGHMYSAASIYLPLAKRHGAITIMHVGSVIDAGLVQKIRKANFTSPILKEDCADICFASSMGAARAIFGDIAVDAGRIHVIQDGINIQNFLYNGKIRDAFREKLGLANTYVFGCVAQFHKNQNHEFLFHVFAWMQKILAEDPTGEFDSLKGLPMKLLLIGDGEELMDCAQIAAQLGIIGNILFLGTWGNVYDFYQIMDYFIYPANVNGAPAALMEAQVSGLPCMASDTISKDINLTGLINFFSLENPPEAWAYHILDEMNKMGVIAPARSGADEYYDYDTLMNLHRLLSGNDDKETQMQFDQRSYLLNRSASPQMVERIFKNGGLNIEQEVAFMTRLYQNIGVPKENKQEERTT, from the coding sequence ATGTCTTTTTTCGAGACCATTGAAAGCGCATCTGACGTAAGAAAAAGAGAACGTGAGAAGAATAATCCCCAGGTAGCGCCGGTTAAAAAGCGTATACCTTCTACTATACGTGTGTCTGAAAATGTTCCCAAAGCAAAGATCAGAATACTTCATGTACTTAATTCCATCGATCTGAGCGGAATGCAGGCACACATCATGAATCTGTACAGAAATTTTGACAGAAGCCAGATTCAGTTCGATTTTTTGATTCCAAGAGATCCAACCCCGACAGGTAAAGAATTCCCATCATCTGATGAGCTGCTTCGCCATAGAAGAGCAGGATTTTTTGATGCAGAGATAACAAGGCTCGGTGGCCACGTTTATGCCATACCGACATATAACAGCAATAACCTTTTTGGATATACAGAGCTTGTGAACAGCTTTTTTGCCCAGCACGAAGGTGAATGGAAGATCGTGGAGGGGCATATGTATTCTGCTGCGTCAATATATCTTCCCCTTGCCAAAAGACACGGCGCGATAACAATAATGCATGTGGGAAGCGTAATAGATGCAGGGCTCGTTCAGAAGATAAGAAAAGCTAACTTCACATCACCTATACTAAAAGAAGACTGCGCGGACATCTGCTTTGCATCAAGTATGGGAGCTGCAAGAGCCATCTTTGGAGATATTGCAGTTGATGCAGGAAGAATCCATGTAATACAGGATGGAATCAATATACAAAACTTTTTGTATAATGGCAAAATACGTGATGCCTTCCGCGAAAAACTAGGCCTTGCGAATACCTATGTTTTTGGATGCGTGGCACAGTTTCATAAAAATCAGAATCATGAATTTCTTTTTCATGTCTTTGCCTGGATGCAGAAAATATTGGCAGAAGACCCTACTGGGGAATTTGACAGCCTTAAAGGCCTCCCCATGAAGCTTCTTCTTATAGGCGATGGAGAAGAACTTATGGACTGCGCGCAGATAGCGGCGCAGCTTGGAATAATAGGCAATATACTCTTCCTTGGCACATGGGGCAATGTATACGATTTCTATCAAATTATGGACTATTTTATATATCCTGCAAATGTAAATGGAGCTCCGGCAGCCCTTATGGAAGCGCAAGTATCTGGACTTCCATGCATGGCGTCTGATACTATTTCAAAAGATATAAATCTTACAGGACTCATAAACTTTTTTTCACTGGAGAATCCACCGGAGGCCTGGGCATATCACATCCTTGATGAGATGAACAAAATGGGTGTTATCGCACCTGCAAGATCGGGCGCAGATGAATATTATGACTATGATACACTTATGAATCTTCATCGCCTTCTTTCAGGCAACGATGATAAGGAAACACAGATGCAGTTCGATCAAAGAAGCTATCTTCTTAACAGAAGTGCATCGCCTCAGATGGTTGAGAGAATATTTAAAAATGGAGGACTTAACATTGAGCAGGAAGTAGCTTTCATGACAAGACTGTACCAGAATATAGGTGTCCCTAAAGAAAATAAGCAAGAAGAGAGAACAACATGA
- a CDS encoding GDP-L-fucose synthase encodes MEKNAKIYVAGHRGMVGSAIVRELERQGYTNIITRTHKELDLTRQDQVEEFFAKEKPEYVFLAAAKVGGIMGNATAKADFMYDNMILEMNVIHAAWQNGCKKLEFLGSSCIYPRMAPQPMTEKVLLTSELEKTNEAYALAKISGLKYCEYLNGQYGTDYISVMPTNLYGPNDNYHPEHSHVLPALIRRFHEAKEQNLPFVTCWGDGSPLREFLYVDDLANLCVFLMNNYSGDETVNAGTGKELTIKELTEKVAKIVGYEGEIRWDSTKPNGTPRKLLDVSKATNLGWTYKTELDEGIKLTYEDFLNNPMRAER; translated from the coding sequence ATGGAAAAGAATGCAAAAATATATGTTGCAGGTCATCGCGGAATGGTTGGCTCTGCTATCGTAAGAGAACTTGAACGTCAGGGATATACAAATATAATTACACGTACACATAAAGAGCTTGATCTTACACGTCAGGATCAGGTTGAAGAGTTTTTTGCCAAGGAGAAGCCTGAGTATGTATTCCTTGCAGCTGCAAAGGTTGGTGGAATCATGGGCAACGCTACAGCTAAGGCTGATTTCATGTACGACAACATGATCCTTGAGATGAATGTGATCCACGCTGCATGGCAGAACGGCTGTAAGAAGCTTGAATTCCTTGGTTCATCCTGCATCTATCCTCGTATGGCTCCTCAGCCTATGACAGAGAAGGTTCTCCTTACATCTGAGCTTGAGAAGACTAACGAAGCTTATGCACTTGCCAAGATCAGCGGTCTTAAATATTGTGAATACTTAAATGGTCAGTACGGCACAGACTATATCTCTGTAATGCCTACTAACCTTTACGGACCTAACGATAACTATCATCCAGAGCACTCACATGTTCTTCCTGCTCTTATCCGCCGCTTCCACGAAGCTAAGGAGCAGAACCTTCCATTCGTAACATGCTGGGGCGATGGATCACCACTTCGTGAGTTCTTATATGTTGATGACCTTGCTAACCTTTGCGTATTTCTTATGAACAACTACTCAGGCGATGAGACAGTTAACGCAGGTACAGGTAAAGAGCTTACTATCAAAGAGCTTACAGAAAAAGTTGCCAAGATCGTAGGATACGAAGGCGAGATCAGATGGGATTCTACAAAGCCAAACGGAACACCAAGAAAGCTTCTTGATGTATCTAAGGCAACAAATCTTGGATGGACATACAAGACTGAGCTTGACGAAGGAATTAAGCTTACATACGAGGATTTCCTTAACAATCCTATGCGTGCAGAAAGATAA
- a CDS encoding LCP family protein: MRKFNKYTSPLKEDGLVIDYDMGDIMLDRRPGKFVNPEIEFEDINSHGYRSMDSDDVDEWVSSNRNAIRSSRTGSYVSNRQLYDSTIDNLSLNYKEKPKEEKPRKTALEQLAEIRPDSPPPKPFANRAEEVRYQFSEKKRREEIRKFAQERQREYSIKKQKDEDRRRTEELKKIFDLEDGDETLEPSYEDLKKRVKSSKADDTNVFFAKVSSENRALKESRDNKDHYKESIKASYKDSHKEYYKEADTKKSGEYDEEDDDFINAPDGFDPSKIKSRGSVKTQEYHHTHRHHHHSKIGRALRIIRNTILILLAVTVGFVGIGYGAYRLMEYTGGLSLYNRTQDQAPDLSQASLYEEYSIGDDQMPLTASASSWQPGWIRYDGKTYAYNSNLLTFLVLGIDSMDKVHEGEDGISGGQSDAMFFLILDPDSKEIKIVAINRNAMTDIDVYNEEGIYVGTGEAQICLQHGFGNGLEQSCERTVKTVRNLFHELPINGYISINMGAIPTVNDTVGGVTLKVLYSLPAAGQYRSLRKGDTVTLTGDDAYWYTQHRDIYDDYSANERLERQLQYLIEFVPALQEKVRENPESVASIYSALSPYMVTDIGLNEAVYLGNEAAEYNFDSANIYQMKGESIIGKSGFEEFIYDEEGLYDLIIDVFYTEVDS; the protein is encoded by the coding sequence ATGAGAAAATTTAATAAATATACTTCTCCCCTTAAAGAAGACGGCCTTGTAATAGACTATGATATGGGCGATATAATGCTAGACAGAAGGCCTGGAAAGTTTGTAAATCCTGAAATAGAGTTTGAGGATATTAATAGTCATGGATATAGATCCATGGATAGCGATGATGTAGATGAATGGGTATCGTCAAACAGGAATGCTATAAGATCTTCAAGGACCGGTTCTTATGTTAGTAACAGGCAGTTATATGACAGTACAATTGACAATCTGAGCTTGAATTATAAAGAGAAACCAAAAGAAGAAAAGCCCAGAAAGACAGCGCTTGAACAGTTGGCAGAGATAAGGCCTGATTCTCCTCCGCCTAAGCCATTTGCAAACAGGGCAGAGGAAGTCAGATACCAGTTTTCTGAAAAGAAGCGCAGAGAAGAGATCAGGAAATTCGCCCAGGAAAGGCAACGAGAATACAGCATCAAGAAACAGAAAGACGAAGACAGGCGAAGGACTGAGGAACTAAAAAAAATATTTGATCTTGAAGATGGCGATGAAACATTAGAACCATCATACGAAGATCTTAAGAAAAGAGTTAAAAGTTCAAAGGCTGATGATACAAATGTATTCTTTGCAAAAGTATCGTCAGAGAATAGAGCATTAAAAGAAAGCAGAGATAATAAAGATCATTATAAAGAGAGTATAAAAGCCAGTTATAAAGATAGCCATAAAGAGTACTATAAAGAAGCAGATACAAAGAAATCCGGGGAATATGATGAAGAAGATGATGATTTTATAAATGCTCCTGATGGCTTTGATCCAAGTAAGATCAAAAGTAGAGGCTCTGTAAAAACCCAGGAATATCATCACACACACAGACATCATCATCATTCAAAAATAGGAAGAGCCCTAAGAATTATCAGAAATACGATCCTTATTTTACTTGCAGTGACTGTAGGATTTGTTGGTATAGGATATGGGGCATACAGGCTCATGGAATATACTGGCGGATTGTCTCTATATAACAGGACACAGGATCAGGCTCCGGACCTGTCACAGGCTTCCTTATATGAGGAATATTCTATAGGAGATGATCAGATGCCGCTGACAGCATCAGCATCTTCCTGGCAGCCTGGTTGGATCAGATATGATGGCAAAACCTATGCGTATAATTCTAACCTTCTGACATTCCTTGTACTTGGAATTGACAGCATGGACAAGGTTCATGAAGGAGAAGATGGCATTAGCGGCGGACAGTCAGATGCAATGTTCTTCCTGATCCTTGACCCTGACAGTAAAGAGATCAAGATTGTAGCTATCAATAGAAATGCAATGACGGATATAGATGTCTACAATGAAGAAGGTATATATGTAGGGACAGGAGAGGCTCAGATATGCCTACAGCACGGCTTTGGTAACGGACTTGAGCAAAGTTGTGAACGAACAGTTAAAACGGTTAGGAACCTGTTCCACGAGCTTCCAATAAATGGATATATATCCATTAACATGGGAGCTATACCGACAGTAAATGATACGGTCGGCGGAGTAACACTCAAAGTATTGTATAGTCTTCCGGCAGCAGGACAGTACAGGTCACTTCGTAAGGGAGATACGGTGACGCTTACAGGAGATGATGCATACTGGTACACCCAGCATAGGGATATATATGATGACTACAGCGCAAATGAACGTCTTGAAAGACAGCTTCAATACTTGATAGAGTTTGTACCTGCTCTCCAGGAAAAGGTGAGAGAGAATCCGGAATCTGTAGCTTCGATTTATAGTGCTTTATCTCCATATATGGTGACAGATATAGGTCTAAATGAAGCTGTGTATCTTGGTAACGAAGCAGCAGAGTACAACTTCGATTCTGCAAATATATACCAGATGAAGGGAGAAAGCATTATAGGAAAATCAGGCTTTGAAGAATTTATCTATGACGAAGAAGGTTTGTATGATCTGATCATAGATGTATTCTATACTGAAGTCGATTCCTGA
- a CDS encoding sugar transferase: MAKTATLRAESLSGLFVGRKIIELNYQEIFDHKPNVYKWIKRAFDILAASIALILLLPVFLLTALAIELEDGGPVFFTQLRAGQNMKPFKIYKFRSMYKNAEAQFERMQAQNEQTGHAFKIKNDPRITHVGKFIRRYSIDELPQLLNIIKGDMSIVGPRPIIYSQMEECNAYERQRLIAKPGLTCYWQVCGRAKIKWDRWVELDLQYIQDMSVFKDIELIVRTFPAVFGKDGAY; encoded by the coding sequence ATGGCAAAGACAGCAACACTCAGGGCAGAATCGCTTAGTGGATTATTTGTTGGAAGAAAGATAATTGAATTAAATTATCAAGAAATCTTTGACCACAAACCCAATGTTTACAAGTGGATTAAAAGAGCATTTGATATCTTGGCAGCAAGTATTGCATTGATATTGCTTTTACCTGTATTTCTTCTTACGGCATTGGCTATAGAGTTGGAAGATGGCGGACCTGTATTTTTTACTCAGCTCCGCGCCGGTCAGAACATGAAGCCGTTCAAAATATACAAGTTTCGTAGCATGTATAAGAATGCTGAAGCCCAGTTTGAACGTATGCAGGCGCAGAACGAGCAGACTGGACATGCATTTAAGATTAAGAATGATCCAAGAATAACTCATGTAGGAAAATTTATCAGAAGATATTCAATTGATGAACTTCCTCAGCTTCTAAATATTATTAAAGGTGATATGAGTATAGTTGGACCTAGACCAATTATCTATAGTCAAATGGAAGAGTGTAATGCTTACGAAAGGCAACGCTTAATTGCAAAGCCAGGTCTTACCTGCTATTGGCAGGTATGTGGCAGGGCAAAGATTAAGTGGGATCGTTGGGTTGAACTTGACCTTCAGTATATTCAGGATATGAGTGTATTTAAGGATATCGAACTTATAGTAAGAACCTTTCCTGCTGTTTTTGGCAAGGACGGAGCGTATTGA
- a CDS encoding AraC family transcriptional regulator, with protein sequence MENYLFHGNLVASNRILYTPSQFAKSSLIHLQEVGSLQATKQHTSSRQGLGSYLFFLIESGQGSLNYDGISYELREGDCVFIDCKKPYSHTTSKKLWKLDWVHFQGTNMENIYTKYLERGGQPVFRADSPKHYLDIIDGIYNIASSDDYLRDMKIYEQLTRLLTLLMEESWHPENMPENTAGKKKSLQEIKAYLETNYAEKITLDELASKFYINKYYLTRIFKEQYGSTITGYILELRITKAKQLLRFSEMPIDEVAGAVGISDANYFARIFRKIEGTTPHNYRKLWSQL encoded by the coding sequence ATGGAAAACTACTTATTCCACGGCAACCTTGTTGCTTCAAACAGAATACTCTATACCCCTTCACAGTTTGCCAAGTCTTCTTTGATCCACCTTCAGGAAGTTGGCTCTCTTCAGGCTACAAAGCAGCACACAAGCAGCCGTCAGGGGCTTGGCTCATACCTCTTTTTCCTGATCGAATCAGGCCAGGGATCGCTCAATTACGACGGCATCTCATATGAACTCCGAGAGGGGGACTGTGTATTTATTGACTGCAAGAAGCCTTACTCACATACCACCTCCAAAAAGCTCTGGAAGCTTGATTGGGTGCACTTTCAAGGCACAAATATGGAGAACATATACACCAAGTATTTAGAGCGTGGCGGACAACCTGTTTTCCGTGCGGATAGTCCTAAGCACTATCTTGACATTATCGATGGTATATATAACATAGCTTCGTCTGACGATTACCTTCGCGACATGAAGATATACGAGCAGCTAACAAGGCTACTTACCCTCCTTATGGAAGAGAGCTGGCACCCTGAGAATATGCCTGAGAATACTGCAGGCAAAAAGAAAAGCCTCCAGGAAATAAAAGCTTACCTGGAGACTAATTATGCTGAAAAAATAACTCTTGATGAACTTGCATCAAAATTCTATATAAACAAGTATTACCTGACAAGGATCTTCAAAGAGCAGTACGGATCTACGATCACAGGATACATCTTAGAGCTTAGGATCACAAAAGCCAAACAGCTCCTTCGCTTTTCTGAAATGCCAATCGATGAGGTTGCAGGTGCTGTCGGTATAAGCGATGCAAACTACTTCGCAAGAATATTCAGAAAGATTGAGGGAACAACGCCTCATAACTATAGAAAACTTTGGTCACAGCTATAA